A DNA window from Calliphora vicina chromosome 1, idCalVici1.1, whole genome shotgun sequence contains the following coding sequences:
- the LOC135952336 gene encoding alcohol dehydrogenase-like, producing the protein MDLTGKNVVFVAGLGGIGFEACKQLMTRNAAYLIILDVMENDKAIQELQAMNPKTKVIYMKFDVTDKTSIKNTFNQIVSTVTYIDVLVNGAGVIADRNIEFTINVNLIGLINTTMEALPYMDKTQKGRGGVILNIASVLGLEPCSPICVYSASKFGVVGFTRSLSDPYYYNRSGVVITALCPGLTESPMTANPKISDTFEYSKPLTDQIFSAYRQPAAKAGEHLVQIIEMAQNGTMWISDRMKMTKVEPKVFWQP; encoded by the exons ATGGATCTTACTGGTAAAAATGTAGTTTTTGTAGCCGGTTTGGGTGGCATTGGTTTTGAGGCCTGTAAACAACTTATGACCAGGAATGCTGCT TATTTGATCATATTGGATGTGATGGAAAATGACAAAGCTATACAAGAATTGCAGGCCATGAATCCtaaaacaaaagttatatatatgaaatttgATGTCACCGATAAAACATCCATTAAAAACACATTCAATCAAATTGTCAGCACCGTGACGTACATTGATGTGTTGGTAAACGGTGCAGGTGTCATTGCGGACCGTAATATTGAATTCACAATTAACGTAAATTTGATTGGCCTTATTAATACCACAATGGAGGCTCTTCCTTACATGGACAAAACCCAAAAAGGACGCGGTGGTGTGATTTTGAATATTGCTTCGGTTTTGGGCTTAGAGCCATGTTCACCAATTTGTGTGTACAGCGCATCCAAGTTTGGTGTTGTCGGTTTCACACGTTCCTTATCG GATCCTTATTATTATAACCGTTCTGGTGTTGTAATAACTGCACTTTGTCCTGGTCTAACTGAAAGTCCAATGACAGCTAACCCAAAAATTAGTGATACCTTCGAATATTCGAAACCTTTAACCGACCAAATATTTTCGGCTTACCGTCAACCGGCTGCCAAAGCTGGGGAACATTTGGTGCAAATTATTGAGATGGCACAAAACGGAACAATGTGGATCAGTGATAGAATGAAAATGACAAAGGTTGAACCCAAAGTTTTCTGGCAGCCTTGA